A window of the Cicer arietinum cultivar CDC Frontier isolate Library 1 chromosome 6, Cicar.CDCFrontier_v2.0, whole genome shotgun sequence genome harbors these coding sequences:
- the LOC101513718 gene encoding uncharacterized protein — MITMDVKGITWVGNIYQKFENMCLEAEDMMYEDTAEYIENQMQSVGASVKKLYSDIVGDLLPSIACGLDEKEDSELPADQCTDAGLRKKPVKIFKERPAKANIKQTTVDSRIDKNADNDCIHDASYDGTCKTDVLFKSSSRNSVKKSNFISRSRQYVGSMDIKSNLGVDENPVNEKMAATKISNEITSAETKIFNEITSAETDTCRPLQRCEISNEDQNQNHGARVSKPASAEVTSLASEADHCNEIENACTEQFPYVLVQVKSAEEKQIGMSSSCGPFGERDDFSMDRTVQSDDCSNSMVVLSYPEQGKKSMQEDHLKLEETCVMVTGDDLQEIGNLKTNKKTRRRQGFSLSKKSARKQEYEELAIWHENNCLDKTLHHKKLLVPSVSESEWELL, encoded by the exons ATGATCACCATGGATGTAAAAGGCATAACTTGGGTTGGAAACATATACCagaaatttgaaaatatgtgCTTGGAGGCAGAAGACATGATGTACGAG GATACAGCTGAATACATAGAGAATCAAATGCAGTCTGTTGGGGCAAGTGTCAAAAAGTTATATTCTGATATTGTGGGCGATTTACTTCCTTCAATTGCATGCGGTTTGGATGAAAAGGAAGACTCTGAATTGCCTGCAGATCAATGTACTGATGCTGGGTTGCGTAAGAAGCCAGTCAAAATTTTCAAGGAAAGACCTGCAAAGGCTAATATCAAGCAAACAACTGTGGATTCAAGGATTGATAAGAATGCTGATAATGATTGCATACATGATGCATCATATGATGGAACTTGTAAGACCGATGTTTTGTTTAAGTCATCTTCAAGAAATTCTGTCAAAAAAAGCAATTTTATTTCACGTTCAAGACAGTACGTAGGGAGCATGGATATTAAATCAAATCTTGGCGTTGATGAAAATCCAGTAAATGAAAAAATGGCTGCAACCAAGATATCTAATGAAATCACTTCGGCAGAAACCAAGATATTCAATGAAATCACTTCGGCAGAAACAGATACGTGCAGACCATTACAACGTTGTGAGATCTCAAATGAAGATCAGAATCAAAATCATGGAGCTAGAGTTTCAAAGCCAGCTTCAGCTGAAGTGACAAGCCTTGCTTCTGAAGCAGACCATtgtaatgaaattgaaaatgctTGTACTGAGCAGTTCCCGTATGTTCTGGTTCAAGTTAAATCAGCTGAAGAAAAACAGATCGGTATGAGTTCTTCTTGTGGTCCATTTGGAGAGCGGGATG ATTTCTCTATGGATAGAACAGTACAGTCAGATGATTGTTCTAATAGCATGGTGGTTCTATCTTATCCAG AACAAGGTAAAAAAAGCATGCAAGAAGATCATCTAAAGCTTGAGGAAACTTGTGTTATGGTAACCGGAGATGATCTCCAAGAAATCGGTAATCTGAAGACTAACAAG AAAACAAGGCGGCGGCAAGGCTTTTCTTTGTCGAAGAAGTCTGCAAGAAAGCAAGAGTACGAGGAGCTTGCAATATGGCATGAGAACAATTGTTTAGATAAAACTTTACATCATAAGAAATTACTGGTTCCTAGTGTGTCTGAATCTGAATGGGAGCTTCTGTAG
- the LOC101490082 gene encoding uncharacterized protein, with amino-acid sequence MASEQLPRSHLGVYNETLLEIREVNIQKHRKDQHDKERNEQERELNADKARSQDKEDEEAKSVGVDKFEMKGQSEEEAATKGLRDREENERREKMEAEHARTMEHTKEAQAKQKENDEGSLSEDISKYRCQKAMDDATANAKERAKQEPTNKADGTAYTAQEECTARNKQDSRVGQNEESKERPSEKSTTKSFEETQEQDQEERSKEPGAVSQTLSKVSLPHKPNQSDTVESFQGVQQRDKETKHDVFEETKIQHAEKMNKTEENLNSQEERGKGSNVFNTYADTVKVNDSTRRVQEQEPNGNTSEKSFEVVKEEQPRVNVVQMLKEPLDKAAEGGSNVLGAVGETVTEIGENVIKPAEKVSRKGEEEKGGGVLGAIGETVAEIAETTKVFAVGEGETESKQSIGSKVKK; translated from the exons atggcGTCTGAACAATTGCCTCGCAGTCACCTAGGAGTATACAATGAGACTCTTTTGGAGATCAGAGAGGTTAACATTCAGAAACACAGAAAAGATCAACATGACAAGGAAAGAAATGAACAAGAGAGAGAGTTGAATGCTGATAAAGCCAGGTCTCAAGACAAAGAGGATGAAGAAGCCAAAAGTGTTGGTGTGGACAAGTTTGAAATGAAAGGTCAAAGTGAGGAAGAAGCAGCTACTAAAGGATTGAGGGATAGAGAAGAGAACGAAAGAAGAGAGAAAATGGAGGCAGAGCATGCAAGAACAATGGAACACACTAAAGAGGCCCaagcaaaacaaaaagaaaacgaTGAAGGATCTCTGTCAGAGGATATTTCCAAGTACAGATGTCAGAAGGCAATGGATGATGCTACTGCAAATGCCAAAGAGAGAGCAAAACAAGAACCAACTAATAAGGCTGATGGAACTGCTTACACTGCCCAGGAAGAGTGTACAGCAAGAAACAAACAGGACAGTAGAGTTGGGCAAAATgag GAATCTAAGGAGAGGCCGTCTGAAAAAAGCACCACCAAAAGCTTTGAAGAAACACAAGAACAGGACCAAGAAGAACGATCAAAGGAACCCGGTGCTGTTTCTCAAACTCTAAGTAAAGTTTCACTTCCACACAAGCCTAATCAAAGCGACACTGTGGAAAGCTTTCAGGGAGTTCAACAGAGAGACAAAGAAACAAAGCATGATGTGTTTGAGGAAACCAAAATCCAGCATGCagaaaaaatgaacaaaactgAGGAAAACTTAAATAGTCAAGAAGAAAGAGGAAAAGGAAGCAATGTATTTAATACTTATGCTGATACAGTGAAAGTGAATGATTCTACAAGGAGAGTACAAGAACAAGAGCCAAATGGAAACACATCTGAAAAAAGCTTTGAGGTAGTGAAAGAAGAACAACCTCGAGTGAATGTTGTGCAGATGTTGAAGGAGCCTTTGGATAAGGCTGCTGAGGGGGGAAGTAATGTGTTGGGAGCTGTAGGCGAAACTGTGACCGAGATTGGAGAAAACGTGATTAAACCAGCTGAGAAAGTGAGTAGAAAGGGTGAAGAGGAAAAAGGGGGTGGAGTTTTGGGTGCAATAGGTGAAACCGTAGCAGAAATAGCAGAGACAACTAAGGTGTTTGCTGTTGGAGAAGGGGAAACAGAGTCAAAGCAGAGTATTGGTTCAAAGGTTAAGAAGTGA
- the LOC101514285 gene encoding protein trichome birefringence-like 40 isoform X2, which translates to MLIYQDYGLELFLYRTAYLVDLDHDKAGRVLKLDSITNGEAWRGMDVLIFNTWHWWTHTGSAQPWDYIQENNKLYKDMNRFVAFYKGLTTWARWVEKNVNPAQTKVFFLGISPVHYQGRDWNQPSKSCMSEKEPFFGLKYPGGIPMAWVVVNKVLSRMSKPVYFLDVTTLSQYRKDAHPEGYSGVMATDCSHWCLPGLPDTWNELLNAALSH; encoded by the exons ATGTTAATTTATCAGGACTATGGGCTTGAGTTATTTCTATACCGTACAGCATACTTGGTGGACCTTGACCATGATAAAGCTGGAAGGGTTTTGAAACTTGACTCAATCACAAATGGTGAAGCTTGGAGAGGGATGGATGTGCTTATCTTCAACACGTGGCATTGGTGGACCCACACTGGAAGCGCACAACC GTGGGATTATATTCAagagaataataaattatataaagatATGAATCGTTTCGTTGCATTCTACAAAGGACTAACAACTTGGGCTAGATGGGTTGAAAAGAATGTTAATCCAGCACAAACCAAAGTATTCTTTCTAGGAATTTCTCCTGTGCATTACCA GGGGAGAGATTGGAATCAACCTTCAAAGTCATGCATGAGTGAGAAAGAACCATTCTTTGGTTTGAAGTACCCAGGAGGAATACCAATGGCTTGGGTGGTTGTGAACAAGGTGTTGAGTAGGATGAGTAAGCCAGTGTATTTCTTAGATGTGACAACATTGTCACAGTACAGAAAAGATGCACATCCTGAAGGTTATAGTGGTGTTATGGCAACAGATTGTAGTCATTGGTGTCTTCCAGGACTTCCTGATACTTGGAATGAGCTTCTCAATGCAGCACTTTCTCATTGA
- the LOC101514937 gene encoding uncharacterized protein — translation MASGPTVGGDGARERRRYIEGRVYRRKVFKGTKKNPNVGDTVVSTAATTKEDSAPTTTATNDTDNKNNSTVENINADETKSNTDNVLAPQSAVSEDGNLAQPEGSSRLVSGNTAQPQESSSLEDGNLPQKQLEEQNLEQEQVSLRTGDGNSLQKQLEDQDLEQEQVSLRTQDADSPQHQLENQNLGRQQVSSRTGDENSPHPQFDDQNSVQPHVSSRTEDKNSPQPQTNSRQEDGDSPPPQENSRQTEDGNSAQPELNSRLEDGSLPQPELNSRLEEGSLPLPELNSRLEDGSLPQPELNSKLEDRTSQQQDNSILEDGNLPQPQVNLRLEEGSLLQPPVNSTLEDHNLDQSPSPPVSDDLHSHQQAEPSNLNVQREDDGPSSPISIQEVVPSTGYLPSVNVPVEPCLEDRIKINLALTSKQEKQEIRWKLESELDIVRSLVKRIEVKQGQVGGYGHSNVVLGSGIANGGGGKRAHSEVASAGVSRQPTRPLYQLSLSMLHNSQGGSENVEKEKRTPKANQFYHNSEFLLAKDKFPPAESNKKSKLSWKKQGGGEMGHGFRMGSKFFKSCSSLLEKLMKHKHAWVFNSPVDVEGLGLHDYFTIITHPMDLGTVKNRLNKNWYKSPKEFAEDVRLTFNNAMTYNPKGQDVHVMAENLSKIFEDRWAIIESDYNREIRYGMEYGAAPPAPSHLSRRVPAFTPPALDMRRILDRSESLARTPRPMNITPSSRTPAPKKPKAKDPHKRDMTFDEKQKLSTNLQSLPPEKLDAIVQIIKRRNLALNQHDDEIEVDIDSVDAETLWELDRFVTNYKKSLSKNKRRAELARARAEALQNSIQRSQPPAMVEIPRETQADERNVPPSLPMQGGNQADNRSRSSSSSSSSSDSGSSSSDSDSDSSSASSDAGSQGT, via the exons ATGGCTTCGGGGCCTACAGTTGGTGGAGACGGAGCTAGAGAGAGACGAAGATACATCGAGGGTAGGGTTTACAGAAGGAAAGTTTTCAAAGGCACCAAGAAAAACCCTAACGTAGGGGATACAGTTGTTTCCACCGCTGCAACTACTAAAGAAGATAGCGCCCCCACTACTACCGCCACCAATGACACCGACAATAAGAATAACAGTACTGTTGAAAACATAAACGCTGATGAAACCAAGAGCAATACCGATAATGTTTTGGCTCCGCAATCGGCGGTGTCGGAGGATGGGAATTTAGCTCAGCCTGAAGGGAGTTCAAGATTGGTGAGTGGGAATACAGCTCAGCCGCAGGAGAGTTCAAGCTTAGAGGATGGAAATTTACCCCAAAAGCAATTGGAGGAGCAAAATTTGGAACAGGAACAAGTGAGTTTGAGAACAGGGGATGGGAACTCACTCCAGAAGCAATTGGAGGATCAGGATTTGGAACAGGAACAAGTGAGTTTAAGAACGCAGGATGCGGATTCACCCCAGCATCAATTGGAAAACCAGAATTTGGGTAGGCAACAAGTGAGTTCAAGGACTGGGGATGAGAATTCACCCCATCCGCAATTTGACGACCAGAATTCTGTACAGCCACATGTGAGTTCAAGAACCGAGGATAAGAATTCACCTCAGCCCCAAACAAATTCAAGACAGGAGGATGGGGATTCTCCTCCGCCACAGGAAAATTCAAGACAAACGGAGGATGGGAACTCAGCTCAGCCGGAATTGAATTCAAGATTGGAGGATGGCAGCTTGCCTCAGCCTGAATTGAATTCAAGATTGGAGGAAGGCAGTTTGCCTCTACCTGAATTGAATTCAAGATTGGAGGATGGCAGTTTGCCTCAACCTGAATTGAATTCAAAGTTGGAGGACAGGACATCTCAGCAGCAAGATAATTCAATATTGGAAGATGGTAATTTGCCTCAGCCGCAAGTGAATTTGAGGTTGGAGGAAGGTAGTTTGCTTCAACCACCAGTGAATTCAACATTGGAGGATCATAATTTGGATCAGTCGCCTTCTCCGCCAGTTTCTGACGACTTGCACAGCCATCAGCAGGCTGAACCATCGAACCTCAATGTTCAGCGGGAGGATGATGGACCTTCAAGCCCCATCTCTATTCAGGAGGTGGTTCCTAGCACTGGATACCTACCTTCGGTGAATGTGCCTGTGGAGCCGTGTCTGGAGGACAGAATAAAGATCAATTTGGCTTTGACGTCAAAGCAGGAAAAGCAGGAGATACGATGGAAGCTTGAAAGTGAGCTTGATATAGTGAGAAGTTTGGTAAAGAGGATTGAAGTGAAACAGGGGCAGGTTGGTGGGTATGGCCATTCAAATGTAGTGTTAGGGAGTGGGATTGCTAATGGTGGTGGAGGTAAGCGTGCTCACTCAGAGGTAGCATCTGCTGGGGTTTCGCGACAACCTACCAGGCCTCTGTACCAGTTAAGTTTGTCAATGTTACACAATAGTCAAGGGGGCAGTGAAAATGTTGAAAAGGAGAAGAGAACGCCTAAAGCAAATCAATTTTATCACAACTCAGAGTTCCTGCTTGCGAAAGATAAATTCCCACCTGCAGAAAGTAACAAGAAGTCAAAATTGAGTTGGAAGAAGCAGGGTGGTGGAGAAATGGGTCACGGTTTTCGAATGGGATCCAAGTTTTTCAAGAGCTGTAGTTCGCTGCTTGAAAAATTGATGAAACACAAACATGCTTGGGTGTTTAACAGTCCTGTTGATGTTGAGGGTCTTGGTTTGCATGATTATTTTACCATCATCACTCATCCAATGGACTTGGGAACTGTGAAGAATAGGCTGAACAAGAATTGGTACAAATCACCCAAGGAATTTGCAGAGGATGTGAGACTCACTTTTAATAATGCTATGACATATAATCCAAAGGGACAGGATGTTCATGTAATGGCAGAGAATCTATCGAAGATATTTGAGGACAGGTGGGCTATAATAGAGTCAGATTACAATCGTGAGATAAGATATGGCATGGAGTATGGGGCAGCTCCTCCTGCACCTTCACATTTGTCTAGAAGGGTTCCTGCATTTACTCCACCAGCTCTTGATATGAGAAGGATTTTGGATAGGTCAGAATCTTTGGCACGAACACCAAGACCTATGAACATCACTCCATCAAGTAGAACCCCAGCTCCAAAAAAGCCAAAGGCAAAGGATCCACATAAAAGAGACATGACATTTGATGAAAAGCAAAAACTAAGCACAAACCTCCAGAGTTTACCTCCAGAGAAGCTTGATGCTATTGTACAAATCATTAAAAGGAGAAATTTAGCCCTGAATCAGCATGATGATGAAATTGAAGTGGACATTGATAGTGTGGATGCTGAGACTCTTTGGGAGCTCGATAGATTTGTGACCAACTATAAGAAAAGTTTAAGCAAAAACAAGAGGAGGGCTGAACTTGCTCGAGCTAGAGCAGAAGCTTTGCAGAATTCCATCCAGCGG AGCCAACCGCCAGCTATGGTAGAGATTCCTAGAGAAACACAAGCAG ATGAAAGAAATGTTCCCCCATCCTTGCCTATGCAAGGGGGAAATCAAGCAGATAATAGGAGTAGATCAAGTAGTTCAAGCAGTTCAAGCAGTGATTCTGGATCTTCTTCAAGTG ATTCTGATAGTGACAGTTCCTCAGCCTCATCTGATGCAGGGTCACAAGGAACCTGA
- the LOC101514606 gene encoding signaling peptide TAXIMIN 1: MCNSEGECRPLGFLLGLPFAFLCLLISIVAIFVWIVGLLLTCICPCCLCLTIIVELALELIKAPLHVMEWFTSKIPC, translated from the exons atGTGCAACTCAGAAGGCGAATGCAGACCCTTAGGTTTCCTTTTGGGTCTTCCTTTTGCCTTCCTCTGTCTCCTCATTTCAATCGTTGCAATTTTTGTTTGGATTGTCGG ATTATTGCTTACATGTATATGTCCCTGCTGTTTGTGTCTAACGATTATAGTGGAGCTTGCTCTTGAATTGATCAAAGCTCCGTTGCATGTCATGGAGTGGTTCACTTCTAAGATCCCTTGCTGA
- the LOC101514285 gene encoding protein trichome birefringence-like 40 isoform X1, whose translation MGSVLVHALFLTLFLFSHQTKAKFFYSSSNETRFGVSNIAGTCNLFHGKWVYDSSYPLYDPSTCPFIDPQFNCQKHGRKDELYQKFRWMPFSCPLPRFNGLKFLKGHKGKKIMFVGDSLSLNQFNSLACMLHASVPNSKATFRQRDALSSVTFEDYGLELFLYRTAYLVDLDHDKAGRVLKLDSITNGEAWRGMDVLIFNTWHWWTHTGSAQPWDYIQENNKLYKDMNRFVAFYKGLTTWARWVEKNVNPAQTKVFFLGISPVHYQGRDWNQPSKSCMSEKEPFFGLKYPGGIPMAWVVVNKVLSRMSKPVYFLDVTTLSQYRKDAHPEGYSGVMATDCSHWCLPGLPDTWNELLNAALSH comes from the exons ATGGGTTCAGTGCTTGTACATGCTCTGTTCTTAACTCTGTTTCTGTTTTCCCACCAAACAAAAGCAAAGTTTTTTTACTCTTCGAGTAATGAGACCAGATTTGGAGTCAGCAACATCGCAGGAACATGCAACTTGTTCCATGGAAAATGGGTCTACGACTCTTCATATCCTCTCTATGACCCTTCAACTTGTCCTTTCATAGATCCACAGTTCAACTGTCAAAAACATGGTCGTAAAGATGAACTTTACCAAAAATTTAGATGGATGCCATTTTCTTGTCCCTTGCCAAG GTTCAatggtttgaaatttttgaaaggACATAAAGGGAAGAAAATTATGTTTGTTGGCGATTCTTTGAGCTTGAATCAGTTCAATTCATTGGCTTGTATGCTTCATGCTTCGGTACCTAACTCTAAAGCCACATTCAGACAAAGAGATGCACTCTCCTCAGTCACATTTGAG GACTATGGGCTTGAGTTATTTCTATACCGTACAGCATACTTGGTGGACCTTGACCATGATAAAGCTGGAAGGGTTTTGAAACTTGACTCAATCACAAATGGTGAAGCTTGGAGAGGGATGGATGTGCTTATCTTCAACACGTGGCATTGGTGGACCCACACTGGAAGCGCACAACC GTGGGATTATATTCAagagaataataaattatataaagatATGAATCGTTTCGTTGCATTCTACAAAGGACTAACAACTTGGGCTAGATGGGTTGAAAAGAATGTTAATCCAGCACAAACCAAAGTATTCTTTCTAGGAATTTCTCCTGTGCATTACCA GGGGAGAGATTGGAATCAACCTTCAAAGTCATGCATGAGTGAGAAAGAACCATTCTTTGGTTTGAAGTACCCAGGAGGAATACCAATGGCTTGGGTGGTTGTGAACAAGGTGTTGAGTAGGATGAGTAAGCCAGTGTATTTCTTAGATGTGACAACATTGTCACAGTACAGAAAAGATGCACATCCTGAAGGTTATAGTGGTGTTATGGCAACAGATTGTAGTCATTGGTGTCTTCCAGGACTTCCTGATACTTGGAATGAGCTTCTCAATGCAGCACTTTCTCATTGA